AATTGCTGTTACTTGAGCAGCATCTAATGCAGCATGTGCGCTAGAGCTAAGAGCAGCACCAGCAGTAACGAAAGTTGCTATCACAGCAGCTTGTACTTTTTTCATAGGAATATTCCTTCTAACATTTAATGTGAACGTGACGCTTTTTTAAATATTTCCGCCACGAAGTGATAAACTTTGCCAGCTCCAAAACCTGCAAACCAACAAAGAATTGCTGACCCAATAATCTTGGCGAGTAGTGGGTCAATACTGCTAACGGTTTCCACTGATGAACCCCGCATAAAATGAACCAAGCATAATGGCTGTAACAATGAGTGTTTGATAATCCATAATGAGATCCTTTATTAATGGGTAAATCTGCGGCATACCGAAAATTACTTAGGCTTACTTTCAGTTGGTAGACTGTGTAAGCGGAAGCCTTTCCAATCCATCTGGCGAGCTACATTCGCACCTTCGTAATACTCGATATTGAGTAAACAAGGTCTTAAGCCCCAACCATTAGGGTCTGATTGCATTTGCTCTAACTGTTTGTAAGTGCCGTCTGTGTATTGGTCAGCAGAGACTTTTACAGACAGAATTTGTGCAGGGTTCTTTGTGTGAAGCTTAAACTCTGCGGTTGTTGGAAGTGGCGCACCTTTATCGTCAGTACGATTGATTGGTGCTAAATCCGTGATTGCGCCTTCAATATTCATAGCTAGTTTCCTTAATGAGTGGTCGATAAATTAAAAGTTACAGTTAATGACACAAGTCCAAGTTCGCGATTTCATCGCTCATAATGTTGCCTGCAAGTGCTTCGTAATCCATGAACAAACACATGTTTTGATAGTCCTCTAAAACACATGCTTCTAGGAATTGCATTTCTTCTTTGGTTGGCTCGAATAAACGACCGTCGTCATGCCAACCTTGAATCTGCTCTGATACGCCTATCATGATTTTGCGCTGAGCCTTAATGTCGGTTTCAGTCAAAATCTGTGACGTACCGCGACGAGTGATAACAACAACGGCATCCCATGCCACACCTAAAATACGGTTGGCTGGTTGGTCGCCGTATTTGGTGGCAAAGTAGGGCGATTGGGTTTCGCTTCGGCTAATCTCGCCTGTAATTTGGTCAACAATGTCAGGTATCTGATAGTGCAGTCTGAGCGTTTGGTCTTTACGTTTAACTTGTACGCCGCCCATTGCTAAACAAAATGCTTTCCAGTCAGAGGAGTCTGCAGCTTGGCGAACCTTTTCTAAGGCATATTTTGATACGGTATCTAGAGTGGTTTTCATTGCGTTTGCAACCTCGCATTTGCCTTGTTCGCCTTGGCCTAGTCGTCTAAGTTCACGCCATAAACTGACAGATGGCCCACCGATTTGCTGAAAGCGTCTAATGTTAAAAGTGCTTGCCCATGTTGATGCACGTTCGGCAGCATCAGCGGGTAATACGTTAATTTCACCAGCTTGAGAGCAAGTGACTTTATCAATGCAATCACCAGTAACAGCTTTAGTAATGTATTTAGCAATGTAACCAGCCGCAGAGCCTTTGTTTTTGTTTATAGCTATTGCTTTAAAGCGGGTTGTTTTTGATTTAAATTCGTCTGGTGTATCTTGGGTACAAAGCTTTCTAAGTATGTTACGTACTTGAGTTGCTTCACCTTTTTCCATGAATAAAAGCATGTGCCAGTGTGGGCAACCGTCATGATGTGGTTCAACAACTCTAAATCCGTATGGTCTTAAATCTTGCTTAGCGAATAGGGCGCGGGCACGTTTCCAAATATCATTAAAGTATTCTTGTGCTTCTTGGGGTGTTGAGCCGTTATATTTTTTATTGGGTATGCCTGTATGGTGTACTGAATGAAAACGACTAGGCGCTGATAAAGTATAAAACTCACCACGATGGCCATACATGTCTGCTAGTTCTTCGAAACCACGAATACGAACCATAAGTTCGGCTGCTTGTTGTTTACCTGATGTATGTGAACGCTCAATGATTGATTGCAGTGTTTCAAATTCTTCAAATGGATTTGATTCATTAGGAACAACAAATAAATCAGACATGATTTGCTCTGATTTTCGTTTTCTATCACGGCGGTTCTGGATAGTTGGTTGTGATACATAAGCGCTCGCTTTTTTATGTACGAGTCTTAAATCACGGGCTAATTGTTCGATAGTAAACGCTTGGATTTTGCGTAATTTTCTACGCCACCAAATAGGGTCTGCAAAACGGTTAAGTGCACCAACTAATGAGGTGGCAGAGTAGTTAGAGCAATAGGGTGCTGACAATTCAGGCTCTTGAATATCAAAGGAATTTACAAAGTGACGAAGGTATTTATAAGTAGAAAATGTATAGCCTGATTTGCTTATTTTAAGCTCGCAATAGCGAGCTTTTTTATCTGAAATATCGCAAAGAACATCATCGTTACACGATAAATTTATATACCCATAAACAGGGCTTCCGCGTCTTAAAACTGTATCAGCGTGTTTTAAACGTTTGTCTGCTTCGGCTAAGTCATGGAATTTTTCAGCAAGAAAATAACCGGTGCTAAGCATGTGTGACAGGTTGGAGTGTGTCTTGAAAATTCTATTTCTGAAAGACTGACTATCAAAATAAAACCCTGTTTTAGATTTAGTAACACGGTCATGAATACCAATATCATCATGAACTTTATCAAAGTTAGCAGTTAAATGAATTGCAGTATTTACTGGGAA
Above is a window of Pseudoalteromonas shioyasakiensis DNA encoding:
- a CDS encoding replication endonuclease, whose product is MTALSSTQYAQVFPVNTAIHLTANFDKVHDDIGIHDRVTKSKTGFYFDSQSFRNRIFKTHSNLSHMLSTGYFLAEKFHDLAEADKRLKHADTVLRRGSPVYGYINLSCNDDVLCDISDKKARYCELKISKSGYTFSTYKYLRHFVNSFDIQEPELSAPYCSNYSATSLVGALNRFADPIWWRRKLRKIQAFTIEQLARDLRLVHKKASAYVSQPTIQNRRDRKRKSEQIMSDLFVVPNESNPFEEFETLQSIIERSHTSGKQQAAELMVRIRGFEELADMYGHRGEFYTLSAPSRFHSVHHTGIPNKKYNGSTPQEAQEYFNDIWKRARALFAKQDLRPYGFRVVEPHHDGCPHWHMLLFMEKGEATQVRNILRKLCTQDTPDEFKSKTTRFKAIAINKNKGSAAGYIAKYITKAVTGDCIDKVTCSQAGEINVLPADAAERASTWASTFNIRRFQQIGGPSVSLWRELRRLGQGEQGKCEVANAMKTTLDTVSKYALEKVRQAADSSDWKAFCLAMGGVQVKRKDQTLRLHYQIPDIVDQITGEISRSETQSPYFATKYGDQPANRILGVAWDAVVVITRRGTSQILTETDIKAQRKIMIGVSEQIQGWHDDGRLFEPTKEEMQFLEACVLEDYQNMCLFMDYEALAGNIMSDEIANLDLCH